One genomic window of Odocoileus virginianus isolate 20LAN1187 ecotype Illinois chromosome 8, Ovbor_1.2, whole genome shotgun sequence includes the following:
- the INTS6 gene encoding integrator complex subunit 6 isoform X3: protein MSVESEQLTGVPLDDSAITPMCEVTGGRSYSVCSPRMLNQCLESLVQKVQSGVVINFEKAGPDPSPVEDGQPDISRPFGSQPWHSCHKLIYVRPNPKTGVPIGHWPVPESFWPDQNSPTLPPRTSHPVVKFSCTDCEPMVIDKLPFDKYELEPSPLTQFILERKSPQTCWQVYVSNSAKYSELGHPFGYLKASTALNCVNLFVMPYNYPVLLPLLDDLFKVHKAKPTLKWRQSFESYLKTMPPYYLGPLKKAVRMMGAPNLIADSMEYGLSYSVISYLKKLSQQAKIESDRVIGSVGKKVVQETGIKVRSRSHGLSMAYRKDFQQLLQGISEDVPHRLLDLNMKEYTGFQVALLNKDLKPQTFRNAYDIPRRNLLDHLTRMRSNLLKSTRRFLKGQDEDQVHSVPIAQMGNYQEYLKQVPSPLRELDPDQPRRLHTFGNPFKLDKKGMMIDEADEFVAGPQNKHKRPGEPNMQGIPKRRRCMSPLLRGRQQNPVVNNHIGGKGPPVPMTQAQPDLIKPLPLHKISEATNDSTMDDVVENHVADQLSSDITPNAMEAEFSGSSPANLLERPTNHTEALGHDHLGPNDLTVGGFLENHEEPRDKEQCPEENTPASSLNKGKKLMHCRSHEEVNTELKAQIMKEIRKPGRKYERIFTLLKHVQGSLQTRLIFLQNVIKEASRFKKRMLIEQLENFLDEIHRRANQINHINSN, encoded by the exons ATGTCCGTAGAATCAGAACAGTTGACAGGTGTGCCTTTAGATGACTCTGCAATCACACCAATGTGTGAAGTGACAGGCG gcCGCTCATACTCTGTATGTTCTCCAAGAATGCTTAATCAGTGTCTAGAATCCTTGGTGCAGAAAGTACAAAGTGGGGTAGTAATAAACTTTGAGAAAGCAGGACCAGATCCTTCCCCTGTAGAAG ATGGGCAGCCAGATATATCAAGACCTTTTGGATCTCAGCCTTGGCATAGTTGTCACAAACTCATTTATGTCAGACCAAATCCTAAAACTGGGGTTCCTATAGGTCATTGGCCTGTTCCAGAATCTTTTTGGCcagatcaaaattctccaacacTA cCACCTCGTACATCTCATCCTGTAGTGAAGTTTTCTTGTACAGACTGTGAACCAATGGTTATTGACAAATTGCCTTTTGACAAATATGAGTTGGAACCTTCACCGCTGACTCAGTTTATCCTGGAAAGAAAATCTCCTCAGACATGTTGGCAG GTATATGTGAGCAATAGTGCAAAGTACAGTGAACTTGGCCATCCCTTTGGTTACTTGAAAGCCAGTACAGCACTGAACTGTGTCAACTTATTTGTGATGCCTTACAATTACCCAGTCCTCCTTCCCCTTTTAG ATGATCTGTTTAAGGTCCATAAGGCAAAACCAACATTGAAATGGAGACAGTCATTTGAAAGTTATTTGAAGACGATGCCTCCCTACTATCTTGGG ccTTTGAAGAAAGCTGTTAGAATGATGGGAGCACCTAACCTAATAGCAGACAGTATGGAATATGGACTTAGTTACAGTGTCATTTCATACCTCAAAAAACTGAGTCAGCAG gcCAAAATAGAATCTGATCGAGTCATCGGTTCTGTAGGCAAAAAAGTAGTACAGGAAACTGGAATTAAAGTCCGAAGCAGATCACATGGTTTATCAATGGCTTATAGGAAAGATTTTCAACAGCTGCTCCAGGGAATTTCAGAGGATGTTCCTCACAGACTGCTGGACCTTAATATGAAAGAATACACTGGGTTCCAAGTTGCTTTGCTCAATAAG GATTTGAAGCCACAGACGTTTAGAAATGCATATGACATACCAAGACGGAATCTTTTGGATCACTTAACAAGAATGAGATCTAATCTTTTGAAGAGCACCCGCAGATTTCTTAAAGGACAGGATGAAG ATCAAGTGCACAGTGTTCCTATAGCACAAATGGGGAATTACCAGGAATACCTCAAGCAAGTACCTTCTCCATTAAGAGAACTTGATCCTGATCAGCCTCGGAGGTTGCATACATTTGGCAACCCCTTTAAGCTGGATAAAAAG GGTATGATGATAGATGAGGCAGATGAATTTGTGGCTGGACCTCAAAATAAACATAAACGACCTGGAGAACCAAATATGCAAGGCATCCCTAAGAGACGACGCTGCATGTCTCCGCTGCTGAGAGGCCGACAGCAGAACCCAGTTGTGAACAATCACATTGGAGGGAAAGGACCACCGGTACCTATGACCCAAGCACAGCCAGATCTCATTAAACCCCTTCCTCTTCATAAAA tttctgaagCCACTAATGATTCGACAATGGATGATGTGGTTGAAAATCATGTTGCAGACCAACTTTCATCAGATATTACACCAAATGCTATGGAAGCTGAATTTTCAGGATCTTCTCCAGCCAACTTACTGGAACGACCAACCAATCATACAGAGGCTCTCGGTCATGACCACTTAGGACCTAATGATCTCACTGTTGGTGGATTTTTAGAAAATCACGAGGAGCCCAGAGATAAAGAACAATGTCCTGAAGAGAATACACCAGCATCTTCACtcaacaaaggaaagaaattgatGCATTGCAGAAGCCATGAAGAGGTCAACACTGAACTAAAAGCACAAATAATGAAAGAGATCCGAAAGCCAGGAAGAA AATATGAAAGAATCTTCACTTTACTGAAGCATGTGCAAGGCAGTTTACAAACAAGactaatatttttacaaaatgtcaTTAAAGAAGCATCAAG gtttaaaaaaagaatgctaataGAACAACTGGAGAACTTCTTGGATGAAATTCATCGAAGAGCCAATCAGATCAACCATATTAAtagcaattaa